The genomic segment TTTGGCACCACCACACACTCTCCTACCGTCACCTGCCCCACATAGGAGCTCATCTCAATGACGATGCTTCCCTGTACCGGCAACACCAGTTGATGGTGCGCGTGATGCACATGACTTTGAAGTTGCTTAGTGTAAGCGCGGATACTTAGACTGTTATTCATTGCAGCAATACATCGAAAAAACGGGCAGCCAGTATAGCGTTAGTTTCTAAGTATTTTAAAGTGTCGCTAGCACGCCCATCTTGCCCATGAGCATGATTCTTTTTACAAGTTTACGGATATAACACTGATGGTAACCACAGCGTCAGCTGCGGGATAAAGGTGACGAGCAGTAAAACAAAAAGCAGTGGCACTAAAAAAGGGAATGTTGCCCGAGCGCACGTTTCGAATGGGACCTGCGTCACCCTAGATAAGACATAGAGCACCATACCGACAGGGGGAGTTAACAAACCAATCATCAAGTTCAACACCATCATGACCCCAAAATGAACGGGATCTATGCCTAAACTCACCGCGACGGGTAGCAACACTGGGGTCAAGATCGTGATCGCGGCTATGGTTTCCATAAAACAACCAACAATGAATAAGATCAAGGTGATCAGCAATAATATCGCCACTTTACTGTCAGTAAACGCAAGCATCCATTGGGTGAAGTTTTCCGTGATATGTTGCGTGGTCAGCACCCAAGAAAAAATCGCGGCACCGCCTATAATCAACATAATAATGCTTGTCGTTTCAATGGTTTCAATACTTAACGCCAGAAGTTTTTTAATCGTGAGTGTGCGGTACACAAGGGCACCTAAAAATAATGCGTACGCACTTGCTGCAATCGCCGCTTCTGTCGCGGTAAACAAGCCAAACAATATGCCACCAATAATCAACACAGGGGTCATCAAGGATAAAAACGCGCGGCTAAATGTTGTCGTGCAGCGCAGCACAGAGAAACCAGAATCCTTCGGATAATTGCGTTTCTTGGCATACCAAGCCACCATCAACATCAACGCAAGCGCCATGATCAGCCCAGGGATCATCCCTGCGGCAAATAACTGACCGATAGAAGCTGAAGACATTACAGCGTAAATAATCAGCGGCAAACTAGGCGGAATAATCGGCCCTATAGTTGACGATGCGGCCGTTACTCCAACAGCAAAGCCTGCGTCATAACCTTTATCCCGCATGGCTTTGACTTCAATGGCGCCTAACCCACCTGCATCGGCAACCGCCGCACCTGACATACCCGCAAACAGAATTGATGCCCCAACATTGACGTGCCCTAAACCACCGCGCAACCACCCTACTAGCGCATTGGCAAAATCAAATATTCGCTGGGTGATGCCGGCTGAGTTCATTAAGGCCCCCGCCAGCACAAAGAAGGGAATAGACAACAAAGGAAAACTATTCATCCCGCCTACCATGCTGTGCAGCACCACTAAATTTGGTATATCTCCATCCAGCGAAATGGCCAACAATGAAGAAAGGATCAATGCAAACGCCACAGGAGTACCGATAGCGATAAGCACAATGAGGGATATAAACAACACAAGAACAATCATTGCTTTAGCACCTTTTGCGAGAATGAAAAGCATACTGCACGCCAACTCGTCTTCACCACCATTGCACTTCGTACGAGCATAAGTAACAAACAACCGCACATCAGGGCATAAACCCAACCAATTGAAATAGACAAAGAAGCTAGGCTGTAGGCGTGCAGTGAAATAGCGATTTGCCCTGCGTAAAACAGCAACAGCAAGACCACAAGTAGATTGAGCATAGCAATGCACATTTTAGTGATATTCAACGCTTTGACAGATAGATAACGGTGCAACAAGGTAACGCCAATATGCGCATCGTTGCGACTGGCAATACTTGCCCCCGAAAAAGCCAGTAGAATAAGCAGATAACGGGCAATTTCTTCAGACCAACCTAATGATGCACTCAAAGCATAGCGACTAAAAAATTGCGCAAACAATAAAATAGCCAAGCCCCAAAATATGATCAAACTTAAGATATCTTCACTTTTAAACGCTTGCGTGGGCGTCAATGTTTCACTCGGAAGCGTTTCACTATCAATCAGAGACATAATCT from the Paraglaciecola mesophila genome contains:
- a CDS encoding TRAP transporter large permease; its protein translation is MIVLVLFISLIVLIAIGTPVAFALILSSLLAISLDGDIPNLVVLHSMVGGMNSFPLLSIPFFVLAGALMNSAGITQRIFDFANALVGWLRGGLGHVNVGASILFAGMSGAAVADAGGLGAIEVKAMRDKGYDAGFAVGVTAASSTIGPIIPPSLPLIIYAVMSSASIGQLFAAGMIPGLIMALALMLMVAWYAKKRNYPKDSGFSVLRCTTTFSRAFLSLMTPVLIIGGILFGLFTATEAAIAASAYALFLGALVYRTLTIKKLLALSIETIETTSIIMLIIGGAAIFSWVLTTQHITENFTQWMLAFTDSKVAILLLITLILFIVGCFMETIAAITILTPVLLPVAVSLGIDPVHFGVMMVLNLMIGLLTPPVGMVLYVLSRVTQVPFETCARATFPFLVPLLFVLLLVTFIPQLTLWLPSVLYP
- a CDS encoding TRAP transporter small permease, which encodes MSLIDSETLPSETLTPTQAFKSEDILSLIIFWGLAILLFAQFFSRYALSASLGWSEEIARYLLILLAFSGASIASRNDAHIGVTLLHRYLSVKALNITKMCIAMLNLLVVLLLLFYAGQIAISLHAYSLASLSISIGWVYALMCGCLLLMLVRSAMVVKTSWRAVCFSFSQKVLKQ